A single window of Mugil cephalus isolate CIBA_MC_2020 chromosome 1, CIBA_Mcephalus_1.1, whole genome shotgun sequence DNA harbors:
- the LOC125019633 gene encoding phospholipid scramblase 2-like isoform X2 encodes MAQPGGHSVAPYPVPQGGYGDPSKAPPPGFNMDYNAGPPPVMYQPGPVMQPQEYGGHPGGISPAPVQAPAVVPVGVPPGLEYLTQIDQILIHQKVELLEAFIGFETNNQYEIKNSLGQKIYKAKEKNDCCTRNCCGSLRSFDMKIKDNSDREVIRLVRPFRCVSCWCPCCLQEMEVQAPPGTTVGYVKQDWHPFLPKFSIQNANKETVMKLEGPCFACNCCGDVNFELKGKDGGASIGRISKQWSGLLKEVFTDTDNFGIQFPLDMDVKMKAVLMGSCFLIDFMFFEKVGEGNQRSTVFS; translated from the exons ATGGCTCAGCCCGGCGGCCACTCCGTAGCCCCTTACCCGGTCCCTCAGGGGGGGTACGGTGACCCCAGCAAAGCCCCTCCGCCAGGCTTCAACATGGACTACAACGCGGGCCCGCCCCCCGTCATGTACCAGCCGGGACCAGTCATGCAGCCCCAGGAGTACGGCGGCCACCCGGGGGGGATCTCTCCAGCCCCGGTGCAAGCTCCAGCTGTGGTTCCTGTCGGGGTCCCGCCTGGGCTCGAGTACCTCACGCAG ATCGACCAGATTCTCATCCATCAAAAAGTTGAACTCCTGGAAG CGTTCATCGGCTTCGAGACCAACAACCAGTACGAGATAAAGAACAGCCTGGGCCAAAAGATCTACAAGGCCAAGGAGAAGAACGACTGCTGCACCAGGAACTGCTGCGGCTCGCTGCGCAGCTTCGACATGAAGATCAAGGACAACTCGGACAGGGAGGTCATCCGCCTCGTGAGACCTTTCCGCTGCGTCTCCTGCTGGTGTCCCTGCTGCCTGCAAGAG ATGGAGGTGCAGGCCCCACCAGGCACCACCGTTGGGTACGTCAAACAAGACTGGCACCCTTTCCTGCCCAAGTTTTCCATCCAGAACGCAAACAAGGAGACCGTGATGAAGCTGGAGGGGCCCTGCTTTGCCTGCAACTGCTGCGGGGACGTCAACTTCGAG CTGAAGGGGAAAGACGGCGGCGCGTCCATCGGTCGCATCAGCAAGCAGTGGAGCGGCCTTTTGAAGGAAGTCTTCACAGACACGGACAACTTCGGCATCCAGTTCCCGCTGGACATGGACGTGAAGATGAAAGCCGTGCTCATGGGGTCCTGCTTCCTGATT GATTTCATGTTTTTCGAGAAGGTCGGGGAGGGCAACCAGCGCAGCACCGTGTTTTCATAA
- the LOC125019633 gene encoding phospholipid scramblase 2-like isoform X1 has product MSAPGYPGTPNYAPYPMAQPGGHSVAPYPVPQGGYGDPSKAPPPGFNMDYNAGPPPVMYQPGPVMQPQEYGGHPGGISPAPVQAPAVVPVGVPPGLEYLTQIDQILIHQKVELLEAFIGFETNNQYEIKNSLGQKIYKAKEKNDCCTRNCCGSLRSFDMKIKDNSDREVIRLVRPFRCVSCWCPCCLQEMEVQAPPGTTVGYVKQDWHPFLPKFSIQNANKETVMKLEGPCFACNCCGDVNFELKGKDGGASIGRISKQWSGLLKEVFTDTDNFGIQFPLDMDVKMKAVLMGSCFLIDFMFFEKVGEGNQRSTVFS; this is encoded by the exons ATGTCTGCTCCGG gTTACCCAGGCACTCCCAACTACGCGCCCTACCCCATGGCTCAGCCCGGCGGCCACTCCGTAGCCCCTTACCCGGTCCCTCAGGGGGGGTACGGTGACCCCAGCAAAGCCCCTCCGCCAGGCTTCAACATGGACTACAACGCGGGCCCGCCCCCCGTCATGTACCAGCCGGGACCAGTCATGCAGCCCCAGGAGTACGGCGGCCACCCGGGGGGGATCTCTCCAGCCCCGGTGCAAGCTCCAGCTGTGGTTCCTGTCGGGGTCCCGCCTGGGCTCGAGTACCTCACGCAG ATCGACCAGATTCTCATCCATCAAAAAGTTGAACTCCTGGAAG CGTTCATCGGCTTCGAGACCAACAACCAGTACGAGATAAAGAACAGCCTGGGCCAAAAGATCTACAAGGCCAAGGAGAAGAACGACTGCTGCACCAGGAACTGCTGCGGCTCGCTGCGCAGCTTCGACATGAAGATCAAGGACAACTCGGACAGGGAGGTCATCCGCCTCGTGAGACCTTTCCGCTGCGTCTCCTGCTGGTGTCCCTGCTGCCTGCAAGAG ATGGAGGTGCAGGCCCCACCAGGCACCACCGTTGGGTACGTCAAACAAGACTGGCACCCTTTCCTGCCCAAGTTTTCCATCCAGAACGCAAACAAGGAGACCGTGATGAAGCTGGAGGGGCCCTGCTTTGCCTGCAACTGCTGCGGGGACGTCAACTTCGAG CTGAAGGGGAAAGACGGCGGCGCGTCCATCGGTCGCATCAGCAAGCAGTGGAGCGGCCTTTTGAAGGAAGTCTTCACAGACACGGACAACTTCGGCATCCAGTTCCCGCTGGACATGGACGTGAAGATGAAAGCCGTGCTCATGGGGTCCTGCTTCCTGATT GATTTCATGTTTTTCGAGAAGGTCGGGGAGGGCAACCAGCGCAGCACCGTGTTTTCATAA